In Oligoflexus sp., a single window of DNA contains:
- the cobA gene encoding uroporphyrinogen-III C-methyltransferase, which yields MRSGFVALVGAGPGHVDYLTLAGLKALQKADVVLYDALLSAEFRGLFPKRSKAIYVGKRCGRHALAQQQINALIVSHAQKGKFVVRLKGGDPFIFGRGAEEVEALREAGIDYRVIPGVSALNGIAASFTLPLTLRTGGNEFRAIQGHHLPEDSQWWQDLARYKGTVAIFMGLEKLASTLEKLLAHGRDPATPLALIESSDDGSSHAHATTIQTILTLGYQRVGHGPVIVYLGDNVRFMDTKAQTFHNLFQEAPHVLAAHFH from the coding sequence ATGCGTTCAGGTTTTGTCGCCCTCGTTGGGGCTGGGCCCGGTCACGTCGATTATCTGACTCTTGCCGGTTTGAAAGCTCTGCAGAAAGCCGATGTCGTTCTCTATGATGCGCTATTGTCCGCGGAATTTCGGGGACTCTTTCCCAAACGCTCAAAAGCCATTTATGTGGGAAAACGCTGCGGCCGTCACGCGCTCGCGCAGCAGCAGATCAATGCCCTCATTGTTTCCCATGCACAAAAAGGCAAGTTCGTCGTTCGACTGAAAGGTGGGGATCCCTTCATCTTCGGTCGCGGCGCCGAGGAAGTCGAAGCTCTGCGCGAAGCCGGCATCGACTACCGCGTAATCCCTGGTGTGAGCGCGTTGAACGGCATCGCTGCAAGCTTCACGCTGCCGCTCACCCTACGCACGGGTGGGAATGAATTCCGCGCGATCCAAGGGCATCATCTTCCTGAAGATTCCCAGTGGTGGCAGGACCTCGCTCGTTATAAAGGTACTGTAGCAATCTTCATGGGCCTTGAAAAACTGGCGAGCACTTTGGAAAAACTTCTCGCTCACGGCCGCGATCCGGCCACGCCGCTGGCTCTGATTGAAAGCTCCGATGATGGCTCGAGCCATGCTCATGCCACGACCATTCAAACGATTTTAACTCTGGGCTACCAGCGCGTCGGCCACGGACCGGTGATTGTTTACCTGGGTGACAATGTTCGCTTTATGGATACGAAAGCCCAAACCTTCCACAATCTTTTTCAGGAGGCGCCTCATGTCCTTGCTGCCCATTTTCATTGA
- a CDS encoding carbohydrate-binding module family 20 domain-containing protein: MNHTLKTPRSGWTPPSQLNRSLLVLSLFLSGNSFAEVVEQNRSSSAILFQGFDWNSANGRYYETLQNRAATIKDLGVTHVWFPPPSDSAAKEGYLPRQLNNLNSAYGTESQLTEAIRSLRRVGIESIADIVINHRVGTRDYADFSNPSWGCDAVTNNDEWNGKCGGNDSGDNYTAARDIDHSKAYVQNDIKAWMNERLRGVGFTGWRFDFAKGYSPGYTKMYVEASRPNFCVGEIWPDLNYDRVDDHRQQMVDYVNNTGGICAAFDFTTKGLLNKVLRDGDYGRLRDASGRPAGAIGWWPQKMVTFVDNHDTGPSGSCGSGQNYWPTPCDKVLTAYAYNLTHPGIPTIYSTHVFEWNLQKDLKNLVNARRSVGITSTSRVSIQRAENGLYAAIIEGSNGRVAMKMGPNDWSPGAGWNLASYGNEYAVWTQGAKAEPAPAPQPNPTPAPTPAPTPTPAPGACKNKVTFQIARANTSWGENVYVVGNLPELGAWNPARAVPLKIQAASAQASWIGTVDLPARAAVQYKYIKKNGNTVIWESALRTSSGNREFQTVTACSSRLSRADGNFNRQ; encoded by the coding sequence ATGAATCACACACTGAAAACACCGCGCTCCGGGTGGACTCCGCCTTCCCAGCTGAATCGTTCTCTTTTGGTCCTGTCGCTGTTTCTGTCTGGCAACAGTTTTGCCGAGGTGGTGGAGCAGAATCGAAGTTCCAGCGCCATCCTGTTCCAGGGCTTTGATTGGAATTCTGCCAACGGTCGCTACTACGAGACCTTGCAGAACCGGGCTGCCACCATCAAAGATCTGGGCGTGACCCATGTGTGGTTTCCTCCTCCGTCCGATTCCGCGGCCAAGGAAGGGTATCTGCCGCGTCAGCTGAATAATTTGAATTCGGCCTATGGAACAGAATCGCAGTTGACCGAGGCTATCCGCAGCCTGCGCCGGGTCGGAATCGAATCCATTGCCGATATCGTCATCAACCACCGGGTCGGGACGCGCGATTATGCTGACTTCTCGAATCCGAGCTGGGGCTGCGATGCGGTGACCAACAATGACGAGTGGAATGGCAAATGCGGTGGGAACGATTCGGGTGATAACTATACGGCTGCCCGTGACATCGACCATTCCAAGGCCTATGTGCAGAACGATATCAAAGCCTGGATGAACGAGCGTCTGCGCGGTGTGGGTTTCACCGGCTGGCGCTTCGATTTTGCCAAGGGTTACTCGCCCGGATATACGAAGATGTATGTGGAAGCGAGCCGTCCCAACTTCTGCGTCGGTGAAATCTGGCCCGATCTGAATTACGATCGCGTCGATGATCACCGTCAGCAGATGGTGGACTACGTGAATAACACCGGCGGCATCTGCGCAGCCTTTGACTTTACCACCAAAGGCCTATTGAACAAGGTTCTGCGTGACGGCGATTACGGTCGTCTGCGCGATGCCTCGGGTCGTCCTGCGGGTGCGATCGGCTGGTGGCCGCAGAAGATGGTGACCTTCGTCGATAACCATGATACGGGCCCGTCCGGGTCCTGCGGCAGCGGTCAAAACTATTGGCCCACGCCCTGTGACAAGGTGCTCACCGCCTATGCCTATAACCTGACCCATCCCGGTATTCCCACGATCTATTCAACCCACGTTTTTGAATGGAACCTGCAGAAGGATCTGAAAAACCTTGTGAACGCCCGTCGTTCGGTGGGCATCACGTCCACCTCGCGCGTTTCGATTCAAAGAGCCGAGAATGGTCTTTACGCAGCCATCATCGAAGGCAGCAACGGCCGCGTGGCCATGAAAATGGGACCGAATGATTGGAGCCCCGGTGCAGGCTGGAATCTTGCCAGCTACGGCAACGAATATGCGGTGTGGACTCAGGGAGCGAAGGCCGAACCCGCGCCTGCGCCTCAGCCGAACCCGACCCCTGCTCCGACCCCTGCTCCGACCCCAACGCCTGCACCGGGCGCTTGTAAAAACAAGGTGACCTTCCAGATCGCTCGCGCCAATACCAGTTGGGGTGAAAACGTCTATGTGGTCGGTAACCTTCCTGAACTCGGCGCCTGGAATCCTGCACGCGCTGTACCGCTGAAAATTCAAGCCGCCAGCGCGCAGGCTTCGTGGATCGGTACTGTGGATCTGCCGGCTCGTGCAGCTGTGCAGTACAAGTACATTAAAAAGAACGGCAACACCGTGATCTGGGAATCCGCTCTGCGCACGTCGAGCGGCAACCGGGAATTCCAGACGGTGACGGCCTGTAGCAGCCGACTGTCCCGCGCGGATGGCAACTTCAATCGCCAATGA
- a CDS encoding bifunctional precorrin-2 dehydrogenase/sirohydrochlorin ferrochelatase: MSLLPIFIDLKDKPVLLVGGGAVAREKLEKLIQAEAKVRVIARHIAEETRELLDKHQLAYEIRPFFANDVAGHVLVISAVNDPATHARVAAASRARGILVNAVDEPASADFFFGAQVERGPLQIAISTQGLFPGVARAFRLWLEEALPHDLTDELGQLAVLRKNVRQLIPDPTQRMRKLKEQLQIWQNSWRNEHTHYAQAGEVTR; encoded by the coding sequence ATGTCCTTGCTGCCCATTTTCATTGATCTCAAGGACAAGCCCGTGCTCCTGGTTGGTGGCGGTGCTGTCGCTCGGGAAAAACTCGAAAAACTGATCCAGGCCGAAGCCAAGGTTCGCGTCATTGCCCGGCATATCGCCGAGGAAACGCGGGAGCTGCTGGATAAACATCAGCTCGCTTACGAAATCCGTCCCTTCTTTGCCAACGACGTCGCAGGCCACGTCCTGGTGATTTCAGCGGTGAACGATCCCGCCACCCACGCCCGCGTCGCCGCCGCCTCCAGGGCCCGCGGCATCCTCGTGAACGCGGTCGATGAACCGGCCTCGGCGGATTTCTTCTTTGGAGCGCAGGTGGAGCGCGGCCCTCTTCAGATCGCCATTTCCACCCAGGGCCTTTTCCCGGGTGTGGCGCGCGCCTTTCGACTCTGGCTCGAAGAGGCCCTGCCGCACGATCTTACGGATGAACTCGGGCAGCTTGCTGTCCTTCGAAAAAATGTTCGTCAACTGATTCCCGATCCCACGCAGCGCATGCGAAAGCTCAAGGAGCAGCTGCAGATCTGGCAAAACAGTTGGCGGAATGAACACACGCATTATGCACAAGCAGGAGAGGTCACGCGATGA
- the cysK gene encoding cysteine synthase A yields MSERRHRPKIANGILETIGNTPLVRLTKIGKDLPGDILLKLEFFNPLSSVKDRIGAAMIEAAEQSGKLKPGATIVEPTSGNTGIALAFVAAQKGYKLILTMPETMSVERRKLLKALGAQLVLTPGEKGMKGAIAKAEEIIAENPGYYMPQQFNNPANVEIHKKTTALEIWEDTDGKVDYLVSGIGTGGTLTGTASVIKKLKPTFKAIAVEPKDSPVLSGGQPGPHKIQGLGAGFIPAIVDTSLIDEVIQVTNDEAGEWARRLAKEEGIFAGISSGAALAAALKLASRPENKGKQIVAVIPSTGERYLSTWLYEDA; encoded by the coding sequence ATGTCCGAACGTCGTCACCGTCCCAAGATCGCCAACGGCATCCTTGAAACCATCGGCAACACGCCCCTCGTCCGCCTGACCAAGATCGGCAAGGACCTGCCGGGGGACATCCTGCTGAAGTTGGAATTCTTCAATCCCCTGTCGAGCGTAAAGGACCGTATCGGTGCGGCCATGATCGAAGCCGCGGAACAAAGCGGCAAGCTGAAGCCCGGCGCCACCATCGTCGAGCCCACCAGCGGCAACACCGGGATCGCTCTGGCCTTCGTCGCCGCGCAGAAGGGTTACAAACTGATTCTGACGATGCCCGAAACGATGAGCGTCGAGCGGCGCAAACTCCTCAAAGCCCTCGGTGCTCAATTGGTGCTCACCCCGGGTGAAAAAGGCATGAAGGGCGCGATCGCCAAAGCCGAGGAAATTATCGCGGAGAATCCTGGCTACTACATGCCGCAGCAGTTCAACAACCCGGCCAACGTCGAGATTCACAAAAAGACCACGGCCCTTGAAATCTGGGAAGATACCGACGGCAAGGTCGACTATCTCGTCTCGGGCATCGGCACTGGCGGAACTCTGACCGGAACAGCCAGCGTGATCAAAAAACTGAAACCCACTTTCAAAGCCATCGCGGTGGAACCCAAGGACTCCCCGGTTCTGTCAGGCGGACAACCCGGCCCTCATAAAATTCAGGGTCTCGGCGCCGGTTTCATTCCAGCCATCGTGGACACCTCTTTGATTGATGAAGTGATTCAGGTCACCAATGATGAGGCCGGTGAGTGGGCGCGACGCCTTGCGAAAGAAGAGGGCATCTTCGCCGGTATTTCCTCGGGCGCAGCGCTGGCCGCAGCTTTGAAACTCGCGAGTCGGCCCGAAAACAAAGGGAAACAGATCGTCGCTGTGATTCCGAGCACAGGCGAACGCTATCTTTCCACCTGGCTCTATGAAGATGCGTAA
- the epsC gene encoding serine O-acetyltransferase EpsC, translating to MASTRTLNERLSEHRLEHKVLCAFQDDIHQLVRLVTAGLLFEKEKERFFTESVAPVMEKLLAYLRHTYGAEHPRVANLSPTALVWEMQAIEHLVRSDIEAALNNDPATDDALEVIICYPGFKATRYHRLAHIFYRHSIPLLPRLISELAHQETGIDIHPGAQIGANFFIDHGTGVVIGETAIIGKNVTLYQGVTLGAKRFYRDDKGIVVKGNARHPVIGDGVTIYAGATILGRITIGDGSSIGGNVWLTESVPPKSRVTQQRYLSSYFTDGDGI from the coding sequence ATGGCGAGTACCAGGACTTTGAACGAGCGACTGAGTGAGCACAGGCTGGAGCATAAAGTGCTCTGTGCGTTCCAGGATGATATTCATCAGCTGGTGCGGCTTGTGACAGCGGGTCTTCTGTTCGAAAAAGAGAAAGAACGCTTTTTCACAGAATCCGTGGCGCCGGTCATGGAAAAGCTCCTGGCCTATCTGCGCCACACCTATGGAGCCGAGCATCCGCGGGTGGCGAACCTTTCGCCCACCGCCCTGGTTTGGGAAATGCAAGCGATCGAGCATCTGGTGCGTTCGGATATCGAGGCCGCCTTGAATAATGATCCCGCGACCGATGATGCCCTTGAGGTCATCATCTGCTATCCCGGTTTCAAGGCCACGCGTTATCATCGCCTCGCCCATATTTTCTATCGGCACAGCATTCCTCTTCTGCCGCGTTTGATTTCTGAACTCGCCCATCAGGAGACGGGCATCGACATCCATCCCGGGGCCCAGATCGGCGCGAACTTCTTCATTGATCACGGCACCGGCGTCGTGATCGGAGAAACGGCCATCATCGGCAAGAACGTAACGCTCTATCAGGGCGTCACGCTCGGAGCCAAACGTTTCTATCGTGATGACAAAGGAATTGTTGTCAAGGGCAACGCCCGTCACCCTGTGATCGGTGATGGCGTGACCATCTATGCTGGTGCCACGATCCTGGGACGGATCACCATCGGCGACGGGTCCAGCATTGGCGGCAATGTCTGGCTGACGGAAAGCGTGCCACCGAAGAGCCGCGTGACCCAGCAACGTTATCTCTCTTCGTATTTTACCGATGGAGATGGCATTTAG
- a CDS encoding phosphoadenylyl-sulfate reductase codes for MSPLGAITDEQVKEWNQRYATLPALDIVQLATRWFSPQLTLASSFGPEDLVLMHIALQLNPRPEIFVLDTGRLPPETYDLIERWRIRYDLSFRFYYPDPSALEPFVAEHGPNAFYESAERRKQCCHIRKVQPLQRALQGKKAWLTGIRREQSAARSGVDLFALDEGNRLKISPLIAWSRQDVWDYVKAHNLPYSPLHDKGYASIGCAPCSRAIEPHEEERAGRWWWEDQSHKECGLHSPAKREDQHATASL; via the coding sequence ATGAGCCCTTTGGGTGCGATCACGGACGAGCAGGTCAAGGAATGGAATCAACGCTATGCGACGCTGCCGGCTCTCGATATCGTGCAGCTCGCCACGCGCTGGTTTTCTCCCCAGCTGACGCTCGCCAGCAGTTTTGGTCCCGAGGATCTCGTGCTCATGCACATCGCGCTGCAATTGAATCCAAGGCCCGAGATCTTCGTGCTCGACACCGGCCGCCTGCCACCGGAAACCTATGATTTGATCGAACGCTGGCGCATTCGCTACGATCTGAGTTTCCGCTTTTATTATCCTGATCCTTCTGCCCTCGAACCCTTCGTTGCGGAACACGGGCCGAACGCTTTCTATGAAAGCGCCGAACGCCGAAAGCAGTGCTGCCATATCAGGAAAGTGCAGCCCCTGCAAAGAGCCTTGCAGGGCAAGAAAGCCTGGCTCACGGGCATCAGGCGTGAACAATCCGCGGCCCGATCGGGCGTGGACCTCTTTGCCCTGGATGAAGGAAATCGCTTGAAAATAAGCCCTTTGATCGCATGGTCAAGGCAGGACGTGTGGGACTATGTCAAGGCCCATAATCTTCCCTATAGCCCCCTGCATGACAAGGGTTATGCCAGCATCGGCTGCGCGCCCTGCTCGCGTGCGATCGAGCCGCATGAAGAGGAGCGCGCGGGCCGCTGGTGGTGGGAGGACCAGAGTCACAAGGAATGCGGACTGCATTCCCCAGCAAAAAGAGAGGATCAGCATGCCACGGCATCCCTTTGA
- a CDS encoding NADPH-dependent assimilatory sulfite reductase hemoprotein subunit, whose translation MSQEKSKMEVLKEESRGLRGTLPEEINSDATRFTGSAENLLKFHGMYQYKDRDKKKPGDESAGPKPFTMMVRGRIPGGRLTWQQWVAWDDIASRYATAGLRITTRQSLQLHGVLKGDVKPVLKEVHEALMSTTGACGDVVRNVTQSVNPWGDPRLAQLDEPATRLSKHFEVGSNAYFEIFLDGEPVVEEKEDRIYGKTYLPRKFKIGLTAAGNNSIDIYTQDLGLAATFDHHDKLDGYFVFVGGGMGMSHNDTETHPRLADLLGWIPKEALVAVAEGVVFTQRDYGNRENRTFARLKYLLDTRGLDWFKNQVEERAQLKFEDRPLPAWKTPQHLGWIETRDGTLALGFHTLSGRLIDAERPLKSALRHVIETYQLAVQLTAEQDLILHGIKPEHKREIETYLDTQGLNPLSPRKLYDRALTCVALPTCMKALAESERVGPHVFGQIQEILDRYQLNDKAPIVRITGCPNGCARPYSAEIGIVGQMPGLYAIFVGGEPEGQRLAFKVKDKVKTNDLPVVFDKLIGYWKAEGGREEFLGDFVQRVGAERLGAVL comes from the coding sequence ATGAGTCAGGAAAAAAGCAAAATGGAAGTTTTGAAAGAGGAATCCCGAGGACTGCGCGGCACGCTCCCCGAGGAAATCAACAGCGACGCCACCCGATTCACCGGCAGCGCCGAGAACCTTTTGAAATTTCACGGCATGTATCAATACAAGGATCGTGACAAGAAAAAGCCAGGCGACGAGTCGGCAGGTCCGAAACCCTTTACGATGATGGTGCGGGGCCGCATCCCCGGTGGCCGCCTCACCTGGCAGCAGTGGGTGGCCTGGGATGATATCGCCTCGCGCTATGCGACGGCGGGCCTGCGCATCACCACAAGGCAATCGCTTCAGCTTCACGGCGTTTTGAAAGGCGACGTGAAACCCGTTCTGAAGGAAGTTCATGAAGCTCTGATGAGCACGACCGGCGCCTGCGGGGATGTCGTGCGGAACGTGACCCAGTCGGTGAACCCCTGGGGTGATCCGCGCCTCGCTCAACTCGATGAGCCCGCCACCCGTCTTTCCAAGCACTTTGAAGTGGGCTCGAACGCCTACTTTGAAATCTTCCTCGATGGCGAACCCGTGGTCGAGGAAAAAGAGGACCGCATCTACGGCAAGACCTATCTGCCGCGTAAATTCAAAATCGGTCTGACTGCGGCCGGCAACAACTCAATAGATATCTATACCCAGGACCTCGGCCTGGCTGCGACCTTCGATCATCATGACAAGCTCGACGGCTACTTCGTCTTCGTCGGCGGCGGCATGGGCATGTCGCACAATGATACCGAAACGCACCCGCGTCTGGCCGATCTTTTGGGCTGGATTCCTAAGGAGGCCCTGGTAGCTGTGGCCGAAGGCGTGGTCTTCACCCAGCGCGATTACGGCAACCGGGAAAACCGCACCTTTGCACGCCTCAAGTATCTCCTGGATACCCGCGGCCTCGACTGGTTCAAAAACCAGGTGGAAGAACGCGCGCAGCTTAAATTCGAAGATCGGCCTTTGCCCGCGTGGAAAACCCCGCAGCACCTCGGCTGGATTGAAACGCGTGACGGCACCCTCGCCCTTGGATTTCATACTCTCTCGGGCCGTCTGATCGATGCCGAGCGTCCTTTGAAATCCGCCCTTCGGCATGTGATTGAAACCTATCAGCTCGCTGTGCAGCTCACCGCCGAGCAGGATTTGATCCTTCATGGCATCAAACCCGAGCATAAGCGCGAGATCGAAACCTATCTCGACACGCAGGGTCTTAATCCCTTGAGCCCCAGAAAACTCTATGACCGCGCCCTGACCTGCGTGGCTCTTCCCACCTGCATGAAGGCCCTGGCCGAAAGCGAGCGCGTCGGTCCCCATGTCTTCGGTCAGATCCAGGAAATCCTCGACCGCTATCAGCTGAATGACAAGGCCCCGATCGTCCGCATCACGGGCTGTCCCAATGGTTGCGCGCGTCCTTATTCGGCCGAGATCGGAATCGTCGGCCAGATGCCAGGACTTTACGCGATCTTTGTCGGCGGTGAGCCGGAAGGTCAGCGTCTGGCCTTCAAAGTCAAAGACAAGGTCAAGACCAATGATCTGCCCGTGGTCTTCGATAAACTCATCGGCTATTGGAAAGCCGAAGGCGGCCGTGAAGAATTTCTCGGCGACTTCGTCCAAAGAGTCGGTGCCGAACGTTTGGGAGCGGTTCTATGA
- the cysD gene encoding sulfate adenylyltransferase subunit CysD: protein MPRHPFDNSYLNDLEAEAIEVIREVAANYERPAMLYSVGKDSSVLLQLALKAFAPGKIPFPLIHVDTGFKFKEMYAFRDAMAKRIGAELIVHRNEPAIADGTNPFKLGTRACCALLKTEALLQVLKKYNVDAALGGARRDEERSRAKERIFSFRDRHGQWDPKNQRPELWNLYNTRVHEGENMRVFPLSNWTEYDVWHYIKREDLDIVPIYFAHERRVLDKGNSLIPLDEDDPRWNSSDAKNVQVRFRSLGCSPCTGAIRSNATTLDDIIAELFETKSSERATRVIDHDQDASMEMKKREGYF from the coding sequence ATGCCACGGCATCCCTTTGATAATAGCTATCTGAACGATCTGGAAGCGGAAGCCATCGAGGTGATCCGCGAGGTCGCCGCGAACTATGAAAGACCGGCGATGCTCTATTCCGTCGGCAAGGATTCGTCGGTGCTCCTGCAGCTCGCGCTCAAGGCCTTTGCACCCGGGAAAATCCCCTTCCCGCTCATCCATGTGGACACAGGTTTCAAGTTCAAGGAAATGTATGCCTTCCGTGATGCGATGGCGAAAAGGATTGGTGCGGAACTCATCGTTCATCGCAACGAGCCGGCGATCGCCGATGGGACGAATCCATTCAAACTCGGAACCCGTGCCTGCTGCGCGCTGTTAAAAACCGAAGCGCTCCTGCAGGTCCTCAAGAAATATAACGTGGACGCGGCCCTGGGCGGAGCGCGTCGGGATGAAGAACGCTCGCGCGCCAAGGAAAGGATTTTCTCCTTCCGCGATCGGCATGGGCAATGGGATCCCAAGAATCAGCGCCCCGAACTGTGGAACCTTTATAATACTCGGGTTCATGAAGGGGAAAACATGCGGGTCTTCCCCCTCTCCAACTGGACCGAATACGACGTCTGGCATTACATCAAACGCGAGGATCTCGACATCGTTCCGATTTATTTCGCGCATGAACGCCGCGTCCTCGATAAAGGCAATAGCCTCATTCCGCTGGATGAGGATGATCCACGCTGGAACAGCAGCGACGCGAAAAACGTGCAGGTTCGTTTCCGCAGCCTGGGCTGCAGCCCCTGCACCGGAGCCATCCGTTCGAACGCCACGACTCTGGATGATATCATCGCCGAACTCTTCGAAACGAAAAGTTCCGAGCGTGCGACCCGCGTCATAGATCATGATCAGGACGCATCCATGGAAATGAAGAAAAGAGAGGGGTACTTCTGA
- a CDS encoding sulfate adenylyltransferase subunit 1 → MTQAATRSLLRITTAGSVDDGKSTLIGRLLYEARAVFDDQLAAIENARRIQGELDLSLLTDGLKSEREQGITIDVAYKYFSSSRRKYILADAPGHVQYTRNMVTAASLADVAVLLVDARHGILEQTRRHAYLSHLLGIKHLLLAINKIDLIDYDAERIQAIEKEFRELEWIRPEQSLHVIPVSALRGDNISSRSDRTHWYKGPALLEVLDELPSREDAVKDLRLPVQLILRDPNGTRLAAGTLAEGQLRVGDPVRILPSNQTSRVAGIYRSGQKTEEAQAGEAIAVALEDERDLDRGSIFVTDASAPSPTRHFQSQLVWFDEEALRPDERYIIRLGTQTARAQITRIHHRFDLTQLLPVPAEGLHLNDIAAVEIESSRPLYAAPYQTSQALGAFILIDPKSYRTVAAGMIDTPLSGDGLRPDQLHLAHADDAIWQENRGKPGWLFLPKVFLQKNTLEIQQQSVEALLELGWHVVVEDGREGQFLRKRLATRGIGVYEDGLGI, encoded by the coding sequence ATGACACAGGCAGCGACACGTTCCCTACTGCGCATTACCACAGCAGGCAGTGTGGACGATGGCAAATCCACCCTGATCGGCCGCCTGCTCTATGAAGCCCGGGCCGTCTTCGATGATCAGCTGGCCGCGATTGAGAACGCGAGGCGCATTCAGGGCGAACTCGATCTCTCGCTTTTAACGGATGGGCTCAAATCCGAGCGGGAGCAGGGCATCACGATCGACGTCGCCTATAAGTATTTTTCCAGCAGTCGCAGGAAATACATACTCGCCGACGCCCCGGGTCATGTGCAGTATACGCGCAACATGGTGACCGCGGCGTCACTGGCCGACGTTGCCGTGCTCCTGGTGGATGCGCGGCATGGAATCCTGGAGCAGACCCGGCGTCATGCTTATCTCTCGCATCTGCTCGGCATCAAGCACCTTCTTTTGGCGATCAATAAGATCGATCTGATCGACTACGATGCGGAGCGCATTCAGGCCATTGAAAAAGAATTCCGCGAACTGGAATGGATCAGGCCCGAGCAGTCGCTGCACGTGATTCCCGTCAGCGCTCTGCGCGGCGATAACATCAGCAGCCGAAGCGATCGCACGCACTGGTACAAGGGTCCTGCGCTGCTGGAAGTCCTGGATGAGCTGCCTTCGCGCGAAGACGCGGTCAAGGATCTGCGCCTTCCCGTTCAGTTGATCCTGCGGGATCCGAATGGAACGAGGCTGGCGGCCGGAACGCTGGCGGAAGGTCAGCTCAGGGTCGGTGATCCCGTCCGCATCCTGCCGTCCAATCAAACGAGTCGCGTGGCGGGAATCTATCGCTCGGGTCAAAAAACCGAGGAAGCCCAGGCCGGGGAAGCCATCGCCGTGGCCTTGGAAGATGAACGCGACCTCGATCGCGGCAGCATCTTCGTCACCGATGCGAGCGCGCCCTCCCCCACCCGTCATTTCCAGTCGCAGCTCGTCTGGTTCGATGAGGAAGCCCTGCGCCCGGACGAACGTTATATCATTCGCCTCGGCACGCAAACAGCGCGGGCCCAGATCACCCGGATTCATCATCGTTTTGATCTAACCCAGCTTTTGCCGGTGCCGGCCGAGGGTCTGCACCTCAACGACATCGCGGCCGTCGAGATCGAAAGTTCCCGGCCGCTTTACGCAGCGCCTTACCAAACATCACAGGCGCTGGGTGCCTTTATTCTGATCGATCCCAAAAGCTATCGCACGGTCGCGGCCGGGATGATCGATACGCCTTTGAGCGGGGATGGTCTGCGTCCGGATCAGCTGCACCTCGCCCATGCCGACGATGCGATCTGGCAGGAAAATCGCGGCAAGCCCGGCTGGCTCTTTCTACCGAAAGTCTTTTTGCAGAAAAACACCCTGGAAATCCAACAGCAGTCGGTGGAGGCTCTGCTTGAACTCGGCTGGCACGTTGTGGTCGAGGATGGTCGTGAAGGGCAGTTCCTGCGCAAACGCCTCGCGACACGCGGCATCGGCGTTTATGAGGATGGACTCGGCATCTAG
- a CDS encoding nuclear transport factor 2 family protein — MQIESFFQNAKADTIATLVPQFYREDFQFRDPLVALQGRDELIAYYQKLFEGADDVRFVFGEHLQDGDSHMLAWTMTVEAPHLNQGKPFPVDGVSHVKYADGMVYYHRDYFDLSAMFYEKIPVVGGLVGWLKRRAGEALHA, encoded by the coding sequence ATGCAGATCGAAAGCTTCTTTCAAAATGCCAAGGCCGATACGATTGCGACGCTCGTTCCGCAGTTCTACCGCGAGGATTTCCAGTTTCGGGATCCCCTGGTGGCGCTGCAGGGACGCGACGAGCTGATCGCCTATTATCAAAAGCTCTTTGAAGGAGCCGACGACGTGCGCTTTGTCTTTGGAGAGCATCTGCAAGACGGTGATTCCCACATGCTGGCCTGGACCATGACGGTCGAGGCTCCGCATCTCAACCAGGGGAAACCTTTTCCCGTCGATGGCGTTTCTCATGTGAAATATGCGGATGGAATGGTCTATTACCATCGCGACTATTTCGATCTGAGCGCCATGTTCTATGAAAAAATTCCGGTGGTCGGCGGGCTGGTGGGTTGGCTCAAACGAAGGGCAGGTGAAGCCCTTCACGCCTGA